The Neovison vison isolate M4711 chromosome 13, ASM_NN_V1, whole genome shotgun sequence genome includes a region encoding these proteins:
- the NYNRIN gene encoding protein NYNRIN isoform X2, with protein MLLSGGDPPAQEWFMVQTKSKPRVQRQRLQVQRIFRVKLNAFQSRPDTPYFWLQLEGPKENMSKAKQKEGPAMVSVGDGPGPFLEVGTLQNRNQEHSKRLTSLGATRALVLGAPGQNTQQETANQLVRVDSNSHGGADSGREEGPARATSSQDSAPHAQALSQQKPGQRAEDKVPFQPPVSALGLCPPWKAWTPGPAFGPLWPGAIAATFWRINELHSLHLAWLLSQACFSFPFWQRPLGPIQFKLPGQNPLPLNLEWKQKELVPLSSMESPECRPEAGPGGEATLQNCPRPETPPKVMSLLVVSGGSGVKDKTSPGLPQIGPPLTSVPPQQTGSEPGDQGSGQWDSKGPEEGPFPALLPGQGVSTAQGGPVAQGGLTAPSVPDAQTVPETLEVPMAAAVATAQTPPVDQGLPAVPKVPTAQTTLAVPAEPAALEVPSAPTKPAAPGVPSAQKTAVAPPASAAPGAPANPKAPAAQKTPSAKSSPAGPKAPKAQTGPLAKTGSAGPKAPRAPKTPAAQKTLADPGPVLGAAKLPSEGKSSSRGDASFPKGQGEAERQGPQSGSTSAPSRKHQAQTEGLLGAREGAPRQPPRHPQANSTVTSFQRYHEALNTPFELNLSGEPGNQGLRRVVIDGSSVAMVHGLQHFFSCRGIAMAVQYFWNRGHREVTVFVPTWQLKKNRRVRESHFLTKLHSLKMLSITPSQLENGKKITTYDYRFMVKLAEETDGIIVTNEQLHILMNNSKKLMVKDRLLPFTFAGNLFMVPDDPLGRDGPTLDEFLKKPNRLDTDVGNFLKVWKTLPPSSASTSEPSDGVDLAPPESLPNIEDVQEEKEGQDEEQREGQGAQELPEEDAPDSSLASVFMAECSSLSEEILRCLSLHDPPDGALDVDLLPAPASPYLGIPWDGKAPCQQVLAQLAQLTIPSNFTALSFFVGFMDSHRDVIPDYEALVGPLHSLLKQKPDWQWDWEHEKAFLALKRALVSALCLTAPNAQLPFRLEVTVSQVALTAVVYQEHSGRKHPIAYTSKPLLPDEESEGPQSGGDSPYAVAWALKHFSRCIGDIPVVLDLSYASRTTVSPETQEGRRVSKAWLIRWSLLVQDKGKRALELTLLQGLLGENRLLTPASSMPRFFQVLPPFSDLSTFVCIHMSGYCFYREDEWCAGFGLYVLSPTSAPVSLSFSCSPYTPTYAHLAAVACGLERFGQSRLPVVFLTHCNWIFSLLWELLPLWRARGFLSSDGAPLPHPSLLSYIISLTSGLSSLPFIYRTSYRGSLFAVTVDTLAKQGAQGGGQWWDLPKDVPVPVVSPHTMGKRPDLLALQQSDSTLAEVIAKLRVGQKLPGSSPFSSVFNSLSLDQESGLLMFKGDKRPRVWVVPRQLRRDLIFCVHDLPLGGHQRPEETYKKLRLLGWWPGMQEHVRDYCRSCLFCIPRNLTGSDLKVIESPWPLRSTAPWSTLQIEVVGPITISEEGHKHVLIVADPNTRWVEAFPLKPYTHTAVAQVLLQHVFARWGVPVRLEAAQGPQFARHVLVSCGLALGAQAASLSRDLQFPCLTSSDAYWEFKRALKEFIFLHGKKWAASLPLLHLAFRASSTQATPVQILTGDEVRLGKPLWWEMSSANIEGLKMDVFLLQLIGELLELHWRVADKASEKAENRRFKRESQEKEWNVGDQVLLLSLPRNGSSAKWVGPFYIGDRLSLSLYRVWGFPTPEKLGCIYPSSLMKAFAKSGTPLSFKVLEQ; from the exons CAGAAGGAAGGCCCGGCCATGGTGTCTGTGGGAGACGGTCCTGGGCCCTTCCTGGAGGTGGGGACCCTCCAGAACAGGAATCAAGAACATTCCAAGAGGTTAACCAGCCTGGGAGCCACCAGGGCCCTGGTCTTGGGTGCGCCGGGCCAGAACACACAACAGGAAACAGCGAACCAGCTGGTACG GGTCGATTCCAACAGCCATGGTGGCGCAGACAGCGGTCGAGAGGAAGGGCCAGCGCGAGCCACCAGCAGCCAGGACTCTGCACCCCATGCACAGGCCCTGTCCCAGCAGAAGCCGGGCCAGAGAGCGGAAGACAAAGTCCCCTTCCAGCCCCCAGTGTCAGCCCTGGGCTTGTGCCCGCCCTGGAAGGCCTGGACCCCTGGGCCTGCCTTTGGGCCCTTGTGGCCAGGGGCTATCGCCGCCACCTTCTGGAGGATCAATGAGCTGCACTCcctccacctggcctggctcCTGTCCCAGgcgtgcttcagtttccccttctggcagaggcccctaggccccattcaGTTCAAGCTACCAGGGCAGAATCCTTTGCCCTTGAATCTCGAGTGGAAGCAGAAGGAGCTGGTTCCTTTGTCCAGCATGGAAAGCCCTGAGTGCAGACCAGAGGCGGGACCAGGAGGAGAGGCAACCCTACAGAACTGCCCGAGGCCGGAGACCCCCCCGAAAGTCATGAGTTTATTGGTAGTCTCAGGGGGCTCAGGTGTAAAGGACAAGACTAGCCCCGGACTTCCCCAGATAGGACCACCCTTGACCTCTGTACCGCCACAGCAAACTGGAAGCGAGCCAGGGGATCAAGGAAGCGGGCAGTGGGACAGTAAGGGGCCAGAAGAGGGGCCCTTTCCGGCGCTGCTGCCAGGGCAAGGAGTGTCTACAGCTCAGGGGGGGCCCGTGGCTCAAGGGGGGCTGACCGCGCCATCAGTACCTGATGCTCAAACAGTGCCTGAAACTCTTGAAGTGCCCATGGCTGCAGCAGTGGCCACAGCTCAAACCCCACCTGTGGATCAAGGGCTGCCTGCTGTCCCCAAAGTGCCTACAGCCCAGACGACGCTGGCAGTCCCTGCGGAACCTGCAGCTCTCGAAGTGCCTTCGGCCCCCACGAAGCCAGCAGCTCCAGGGGTGCCCTCGGCTCAGAAGACAGCCGTGGCTCCGCCGGCATCAGCAGCGCCAGGGGCACCTGCAAATCCAAAAGCTCCCGCAGCTCAGAAAACGCCTTCGGCGAAATCGTCACCTGCAGGGCCCAAAGCTCCCAAAGCCCAAACTGGGCCTCTAGCCAAAACAGGGTCTGCTGGCCCCAAAGCCCCCAGAGCTCCCAAAACTCCTGCGGCTCAGAAGACACTCGCAGATCCGGGGCCAGTCTTGGGTGCAGCCAAACTCCCGAGCGAGGGCAAGTCTTCGTCAAGGGGTGACGCCTCCTTCCCAAAGGGCCAGGGGGAGGCCGAAAGGCAGGGCCCCCAGTCCGGCAGCACCTCGGCTCCCAGTCGTAAGCACCAAGCTCAgacagaggggctcctgggggcgCGGGAAGGGGCCCCAAGGCAGCCGCCTCGCCACCCGCAGGCAAACAGCACTGTGACCAGCTTCCAGAGGTACCACGAGGCCCTGAACACACCTTTTGAGCTGAACCTGTCGGGGGAACCCGGGAACCAGGGTCTGCGGCGAGTGGTCATCGATGGGAGCAGTGTGGCCATGGT GCATGGCCTCCAGCACTTCTTCTCCTGCCGTGGCATTGCCATGGCGGTGCAGTATTTCTGGAACCGGGGCCACCGAGAGGTCACTGTGTTCGTACCCACCTGGCAGCTGAAGAAGAACCGGAGGGTGAGAG AGAGCCACTTCCTGACGAAGCTGCACTCCCTCAAGATGCTTTCAATCACCCCCTCCCAGCTTGAGAATGGCAAGAAGATCACCACCTACGACTACAG gTTCATGGTGAAGCTGGCAGAGGAGACCGACGGCATCATCGTTACCAACGAGCAGCTCCACATCCTGATGAATAATTCCAAGAAACTGATGGTCAAAGATCG CTTGCTACCCTTCACCTTTGCGGGGAATCTCTTCATGGTGCCAGATGACCCCCTGGGCCGTGATGGTCCCACCCTGGACGAGTTTCTGAAGAAGCCAAACAG GCTGGACACTGATGTGGGCAACTTCCTGAAGGTGTGGAAGACCCTTCCTCCCAGCTCAGCCAGCACCTCTGAGCCTAGTGACGGTGTCGACCTTGCACCTCCCGAGAGTCTGCCGAATATAGAGGATgtccaggaggagaaggaggggcaggacgaggagcagagggaggggcagggggcgcaGGAGCTGCCTGAAGAAGACGCCCCAGACTCCTCCCTGGCCTCAGTGTTCATGGCTGAGTGCTCTTCCCTTTCTGAGGAAATCCTCCGGTGCCTCAGCCTCCACGACCCCCCAGACGGGGCCCTAGACGTTGATCTTCTGCCTGCACCAGCTTCtccttacctgggcatcccctggGACGGGAAGGCACCCTGCCAGCAGGTCCTGGCCCAGCTGGCTCAGCTGACCATCCCTAGCAACTTCACTGCCCTGTCCTTCTTCGTGGGGTTCATGGACTCCCACCGTGATGTCATCCCTGACTACGAAGCTCTCGTGGGCCCCCTGCACAGCCTCCTCAAGCAGAAGCCGGACTGGCAGTGGGACTGGGAGCACGAGAAGGCCTTCCTGGCTCTGAAGCGAGCTCTCGTGTCTGCCCTCTGTCTGACGGCCCCCAATGCCCAGCTGCCCTTCCGTCTGGAGGTGACAGTGAGCCAGGTGGCCCTGACAGCCGTCGTCTATCAGGAGCACTCAGGGAGGAAGCACCCCATAGCCTATACCTCAAAACCTCTCCTCCCCGACGAGGAGAGTGAGGGCCCCCAGTCAGGGGGAGACAGCCCCTATGCTGTGGCCTGGGCCCTCAAACATTTTTCCCGCTGCATTGGAGACATCCCAGTGGTCCTGGACCTTTCTTACGCCTCCCGGACCACTGTGAGCCCCGAGACCCAGGAGGGCCGCAGGGTTTCCAAAGCATGGTTGATCCGATGGTCCCTCCTGGTACAGGACAAAGGCAAGAGGGCCTTGGAATTGACCCTTCTCCAAGGCCTGCTGGGAGAAAACCGGCTGCTGACGCCCGCATCCTCGATGCCTCGCTTTTTCCAGGTCCTGCCTCCTTTTTCCGACCTGTCCACTTTCGTCTGCATCCACATGTCGGGCTATTGCTTTTACCGTGAGGACGAGTGGTGTGCCGGCTTTGGTCTCTATGTCCTGTCTCCCACCAGCGCCCCggtctccctttccttctcttgctcccCTTATACACCAACCTATGCCCACCTGGCAGCCGTGGCCTGTGGCCTGGAGCGCTTCGGCCAGTCCCGCCTCCCAGTGGTTTTCCTCACGCACTGCAACTGGATTTTCAGCCTCCTCTGGGAGCTCCTGCCCCTGTGGAGGGCTCGAGGCTTCCTCTCCTCAGACGGGGCCCCGCTACCTCACCCAAGCCTGCTCTCATACATCATCTCGCTCACCTctggcctctcctccctcccatttATCTACCGAACCTCCTACAGGGGCTCCCTGTTTGCCGTGACGGTGGACACCCTGGCCAAGCAGGGCGCACAGGGGGGCGGGCAGTGGTGGGACCTGCCCAAGGACGTGCCGGTTCCCGTCGTGTCCCCCCACACCATGGGCAAGAGGCCTGACTTGCTGGCATTGCAGCAGAGTGACAGCACCTTGGCTGAGGTCATTGCCAAACTGCGGGTCGGGCAGAAACTGCCCGGCTCCTCCCCCTTCAGTTCGGTCTTTAACTCCCTCAGCCTCGACCAGGAGAGCGGCCTGCTCATGTTTAAGGGGGATAAGAGGCCTAGGGTCTGGGTGGTCCCGAGGCAACTCCGGAGGGACCTGATTTTCTGTGTGCATGACCTGCCCTTGGGTGGCCACCAGCGGCCCGAGGAGACCTACAAGAAGTTGCGGTTGCTGGGGTGGTGGCCCGGGATGCAGGAGCATGTGAGGGACTACTGCCGGAGCTGCCTGTTCTGTATCCCACGAAACCTCACGGGCAGTGACTTGAAGGTCATTGAGTCCCCATGGCCTCTCAGGTCCACTGCCCCCTGGTCCACCTTGCAGATCGAGGTGGTGGGCCCCATCACCATCAGCGAGGAGGGCCACAAGCATGTGCTGATCGTGGCTGACCCCAACACCAGGTGGGTGGAGGCCTTCCCGCTGAAGCCCTACACGCACACGGCCGTGGCCCAGGTGCTGCTGCAGCATGTGTTTGCCAGGTGGGGCGTCCCCGTGAGGCTGGAGGCTGCCCAGGGCCCCCAGTTTGCTCGGCACGTCCTGGTGAGCTGTGGGCTGGCGCTGGGAGCCCAGGCAGCCTCCCTGAGCCGGGACCTCCAGTTTCCCTGCCTGACCAGCTCCGACGCCTACTGGGAATTCAAGAGGGCCCTCAAGGAGTTCATCTTCCTGCATGGCAAGAAGTGGGCAGCCTCCCTGCCCTTGCTGCACCTGGCCTTCAGGGCCTCCTCCACCCAGGCCACGCCTGTCCAGATCCTGACAGGAGACGAAGTGAGGCTCGGCAAGCCCCTGTGGTGGGAGATGAGCAGTGCCAATATCGAAGGCCTCAAGATGGATGTCTTTCTGCTGCAGCTCATTGGGGAGCTGCTGGAGCTGCACTGGCGGGTGGCCGACAAGGCTAGTGAAAAGGCAGAGAACAGGCGTTTCAAGCGGGAGAGTCAGGAGAAGGAGTGGAATGTGGGCGACCAAGTCCTTTTGCTGTCCCTCCCCAGGAATGGCAGCAGTGCCAAATGGGTGGGCCCCTTCTATATTGGAGATCGCCTGAGCCTGTCCCTCTACAGGGTTTGGGGCTTCCCAACTCCGGAGAAGCTTGGCTGCATCTATCCTAGCAGTCTGATGAAGGCCTTTGCCAAGAGTGGCACACCCCTGTCCTTCAAGGTTTTGGAGCAATGA